A single window of Microbaculum marinisediminis DNA harbors:
- a CDS encoding 8-oxoguanine deaminase yields MRRWIKDPLAILTGDTAGANSAGANSGGGAERGIVVEGGRIVELVGRGQEPAAPVDAVFDASRHVVLPGLVNTHHHFFQTLTRAHPDAINKELFPWLQALYPVWSRLTPEGFRLATRLALTELLMSGCTAASDHHYLFPDGLESAMDIQVEEATALGMRMTVTRGSMNLSAKDGGLPPDSVVQDEDTILSDCERVLSRYHDTSEGGLIRVALAPCAPFTVTKRLMTDSVGLAERFDCRLHTHLGETHDEDAYCLAHYGCRPVEYLEELGWMNERVWLAHGIHFNDDEVERLGSHRVGVSHCPTSNMVLASGQCRTKELEAMGAPVGLGVDGSASNDSSNLMEGVRHALMINRLTYGSGAVTHFDALRWATEGSARCLGRDDIGAIAVGKQADLAMYTLDELRFSGAGDPLAALVLCGAHKADRVMLAGEWKVEDGMPVGIDVERLRVEHGTAAKRFLEAL; encoded by the coding sequence ATGCGCAGATGGATCAAGGATCCGCTCGCGATCCTCACCGGCGATACAGCGGGAGCCAATTCGGCGGGAGCCAATTCGGGGGGCGGGGCCGAACGCGGCATCGTCGTGGAGGGCGGACGCATCGTCGAGCTGGTCGGCAGGGGCCAGGAGCCCGCCGCGCCGGTCGACGCGGTCTTCGACGCGAGCCGCCATGTCGTGCTGCCGGGCCTCGTCAACACCCATCATCATTTCTTCCAGACGCTGACGCGGGCGCATCCCGACGCCATCAACAAGGAGCTGTTCCCCTGGCTGCAGGCGCTTTATCCGGTCTGGAGCCGGCTGACGCCCGAAGGCTTCCGGCTGGCGACGCGGCTGGCGCTGACTGAGCTGCTGATGTCGGGCTGCACGGCGGCCTCCGACCATCATTACCTGTTTCCCGACGGCCTCGAGAGCGCGATGGACATCCAGGTCGAGGAGGCGACCGCGCTGGGCATGCGGATGACGGTGACGCGCGGCTCGATGAACCTGTCGGCGAAGGACGGCGGCCTGCCGCCCGACAGCGTCGTCCAGGACGAGGACACGATCCTCTCAGATTGCGAGCGGGTGCTGTCGCGATACCACGACACCAGCGAAGGCGGACTGATCCGCGTGGCGCTCGCCCCGTGTGCGCCGTTCACCGTCACCAAGCGGCTGATGACGGACTCGGTCGGGCTCGCCGAGCGCTTCGACTGCCGGCTGCACACCCATCTCGGCGAGACCCACGACGAGGACGCCTACTGCCTCGCGCATTACGGTTGCCGTCCGGTCGAGTACCTGGAAGAGCTCGGCTGGATGAACGAGCGGGTGTGGCTCGCCCACGGCATCCATTTCAACGACGACGAAGTGGAGCGCCTCGGCAGTCACCGGGTCGGCGTCAGCCATTGCCCGACCTCCAACATGGTGCTCGCCTCCGGACAGTGTCGCACCAAGGAGCTTGAAGCCATGGGGGCCCCGGTCGGGCTCGGCGTGGACGGTTCCGCCTCCAACGACAGTTCCAATCTGATGGAAGGCGTGCGTCACGCGCTGATGATCAACCGGCTGACATACGGGTCTGGCGCGGTCACGCATTTCGACGCGTTGCGCTGGGCCACCGAGGGCTCGGCCCGGTGCCTGGGCCGCGACGATATCGGCGCCATCGCGGTCGGCAAGCAGGCGGACCTTGCGATGTACACGCTCGACGAGCTCCGCTTCTCCGGCGCCGGCGATCCGCTCGCTGCCCTCGTCCTGTGCGGAGCACACAAGGCCGACCGGGTGATGCTCGCCGGCGAATGGAAGGTCGAGGACGGCATGCCTGTCGGCATCGACGTGGAGCGTCTCAGGGTCGAGCACGGCACGGCGGCGAAGCGGTTTCTGGAGGCCTTGTGA
- a CDS encoding creatininase family protein — protein MAVPVPSLPPSRFWQDLTTADFEADTSGWIAVLPIAATEQHGPHLPTGVDTVIADGLIGQAVERMSADLPALVLPTIAVGKSDEHFGFPGTLNIDGRPLLDMLEALGDSVARAGLRKLVIMSSHGGNSEVMGLAARALRIRHRMLVVATSWARMGYPAGLFDEAEIAHGIHAGDIETSLMLHLKPQAVRAAECDDFVSASVAMEDEFDVLRGTGRTAFAWMTADLSSSGACGNAAAASAEKGRLAADFVVDRFLALLGDVDRFNLSRLCG, from the coding sequence ATGGCAGTGCCCGTGCCTTCGCTTCCTCCGAGCCGCTTCTGGCAGGACCTCACCACCGCCGACTTCGAGGCCGACACGTCTGGCTGGATCGCCGTGCTGCCGATCGCGGCGACAGAGCAGCATGGGCCGCATCTGCCGACCGGCGTCGACACGGTCATCGCCGACGGTCTGATCGGGCAAGCGGTCGAACGTATGTCTGCCGACCTGCCGGCGCTTGTCCTGCCGACGATTGCAGTCGGCAAGAGCGACGAGCATTTCGGTTTTCCCGGAACGCTGAACATCGACGGGCGACCCCTGCTCGACATGCTGGAGGCCCTCGGCGACTCGGTCGCCCGCGCGGGGCTGCGCAAACTGGTGATCATGAGTTCGCACGGCGGCAACAGCGAGGTGATGGGCCTTGCCGCCCGGGCGCTTCGCATTCGCCATCGCATGCTCGTTGTCGCAACGAGCTGGGCGCGAATGGGCTATCCCGCCGGTCTGTTCGATGAAGCCGAAATCGCCCACGGCATTCATGCCGGCGACATCGAGACTTCGCTGATGCTGCACCTGAAGCCGCAGGCTGTGCGCGCGGCCGAGTGCGACGATTTCGTGTCGGCGTCGGTTGCGATGGAAGACGAGTTCGACGTCCTGCGCGGCACCGGCCGTACGGCGTTCGCCTGGATGACGGCGGACCTCAGTTCGAGCGGAGCCTGCGGAAACGCGGCGGCGGCGTCCGCGGAGAAGGGCCGCCTGGCTGCCGATTTCGTCGTCGATCGCTTCCTCGCGCTCCTCGGCGACGTCGATCGCTTCAATCTTTCGCGACTCTGCGGGTGA
- a CDS encoding TAXI family TRAP transporter solute-binding subunit: protein MRYLAFGAFAVALAVGAGGASAQQKFVSIGTGGITGVYYPTGGAICRLVNKDRKEHGIRCSAESTGGSVYNVNTIQGGELEFGVAQSDVQYNAYEGKAQWDGKPFKGLRSVFSVHPEPATLVARADSGIKSYKDLADKSVNIGNPGSGQRALWDSLNEAGVVDTDALKLAAELKPAETGQALCDGKIDAYFYTVGHPSALIQETLSTCDAVIADVAGPEIESFISEKPYYRLATIAAGTYAGQDNDVNTFGVGATFVTSEDVPEDVVYTVVKAVFDNFDDFKGLHPAFANLKEEEMVKDGLSAPLHPGAVKYYKERGWM, encoded by the coding sequence ATGAGATATCTGGCATTCGGCGCTTTTGCCGTGGCTTTGGCCGTCGGCGCGGGTGGCGCCTCGGCCCAGCAAAAGTTCGTCTCCATCGGCACCGGCGGAATCACCGGCGTCTACTATCCCACCGGCGGTGCGATCTGCCGGCTGGTGAACAAGGACCGCAAGGAGCACGGCATCCGCTGCTCGGCGGAATCGACCGGCGGCTCCGTCTACAACGTCAACACAATCCAGGGCGGCGAGCTCGAGTTCGGCGTCGCCCAGTCCGACGTTCAGTACAATGCCTATGAGGGCAAGGCGCAGTGGGACGGCAAGCCGTTCAAGGGCCTGCGCTCCGTGTTCTCGGTGCATCCCGAGCCCGCCACGCTCGTGGCCCGCGCCGACTCCGGCATCAAGAGTTACAAGGATCTCGCCGATAAGTCGGTGAATATCGGCAATCCGGGTTCGGGCCAGCGCGCCCTGTGGGATTCCCTGAACGAAGCCGGCGTCGTGGATACGGACGCGCTCAAGCTTGCCGCCGAGCTTAAGCCCGCGGAGACGGGGCAGGCGCTGTGCGACGGCAAGATCGATGCGTATTTCTACACGGTCGGCCATCCGTCGGCGCTGATCCAGGAGACGTTGTCGACCTGCGATGCCGTGATCGCCGACGTGGCCGGTCCCGAAATCGAGAGCTTCATCTCCGAGAAGCCCTACTATCGGTTGGCGACGATTGCCGCCGGCACCTATGCGGGCCAGGACAACGACGTGAACACCTTCGGCGTCGGCGCGACGTTCGTGACGTCCGAGGACGTTCCCGAGGACGTCGTCTACACCGTGGTGAAGGCCGTGTTCGACAATTTCGACGACTTCAAGGGTCTGCACCCCGCTTTCGCCAATCTGAAAGAGGAGGAGATGGTCAAGGACGGCTTGTCCGCGCCCCTGCATCCCGGTGCGGTGAAGTACTACAAGGAACGCGGCTGGATGTGA
- a CDS encoding RidA family protein translates to MVTHHTPGGIRPPFARYSHGVEIAPGARLMLCSGQLGIAADDAIPDSAADQTRLCFENIRAILASGGMTLADIVRINAFVSDRAYLKDYMAARDAFTADPPPASTLMVVSGFARPEFKVEVEVIAARVD, encoded by the coding sequence ATGGTAACGCATCACACGCCGGGGGGCATCCGTCCTCCCTTCGCCCGGTACAGCCATGGCGTCGAAATCGCGCCGGGCGCGCGGCTGATGCTGTGTTCCGGCCAGCTCGGCATCGCGGCCGATGACGCGATCCCCGACAGCGCCGCCGACCAGACCCGACTGTGCTTCGAGAACATCCGCGCGATCCTCGCCTCGGGAGGCATGACGCTGGCCGATATCGTGCGCATCAACGCCTTTGTGTCCGACCGGGCCTACCTGAAGGACTACATGGCTGCGCGCGACGCGTTCACCGCCGATCCGCCGCCGGCCTCGACGCTGATGGTGGTGTCGGGATTCGCGCGACCGGAGTTCAAGGTCGAAGTCGAGGTCATCGCGGCCAGGGTGGATTGA
- a CDS encoding creatininase family protein, whose protein sequence is MTALRRWQDLTTVDFESLDPNRTVAVLPVGAIEQHGPHLPVATDALVAGAVAEAAVAAAAPDLPVLLLPVMPVGKSNEHIDFPGTLTLPAETLIAVWREIGESVARSGVRKMLFINAHGGQPQVMEIVARELRVRHEMLCVSSSWWHMGTPEGLVSPEEARHGIHGGQVETSLILHLAPDLVRMDKAEDFRPVMAEIAGDYEKLTYVGGVGIGWQAQDIHPAGVAGDASKATADIGKAIFDHVVAGYAKLLAEISAYPLSRIRKRP, encoded by the coding sequence ATGACCGCGCTGCGCCGCTGGCAAGACCTCACCACCGTTGATTTCGAATCGCTTGATCCCAACCGGACCGTCGCGGTGCTGCCGGTCGGCGCCATCGAGCAGCACGGCCCGCATCTTCCCGTCGCCACCGACGCGCTCGTCGCCGGCGCCGTGGCCGAGGCCGCCGTCGCGGCGGCGGCTCCCGATCTGCCGGTCCTGCTCCTGCCGGTGATGCCGGTCGGCAAGTCCAACGAACACATCGATTTCCCCGGCACGCTGACCCTTCCGGCCGAAACGCTGATCGCGGTATGGCGCGAGATCGGCGAGAGCGTCGCCCGCTCCGGCGTGCGCAAGATGCTGTTCATCAACGCGCATGGCGGTCAGCCGCAGGTGATGGAGATCGTCGCCCGCGAACTGCGCGTGCGCCACGAGATGCTGTGCGTCTCGTCGAGCTGGTGGCACATGGGAACGCCCGAAGGCCTCGTTTCGCCTGAGGAAGCACGGCACGGCATCCATGGCGGCCAGGTCGAGACATCGCTGATCCTGCACCTCGCCCCCGACCTGGTCCGCATGGACAAGGCCGAGGATTTCAGGCCCGTCATGGCCGAAATCGCCGGCGACTACGAGAAACTCACCTATGTCGGCGGCGTCGGCATCGGCTGGCAGGCGCAGGACATCCACCCCGCCGGCGTTGCCGGTGACGCCAGCAAGGCGACGGCGGACATCGGCAAGGCGATCTTCGACCACGTCGTCGCCGGCTATGCGAAATTGCTGGCGGAGATCTCCGCCTATCCCCTGTCCCGCATCCGCAAGCGCCCGTGA
- a CDS encoding phosphodiesterase, with product MLIAQISDLHFRVRGVRLFGAVDTYGATQRAIDHLLALTPRPDAVIVTGDLVNDGADEDYAALADLFRRLPMPVYPIPGNHDRRELVRRHLSYTGVLPSVGPLRYAVEEHPVRLVGLDTLVEGADAGRLGGEQLDWLDGTLAAAPGTPTLLFLHHPPFATGIGFMDEILLEDWRALAAVVARHRQIEAVTCGHVHRPVQTRFAGTIASIAPGTAHQVTLDFGPDAPAAWIAEPPACLLHLWCPQAGLVSHVSYIGNYGPGVLFA from the coding sequence GTGCTCATTGCCCAGATCTCCGATCTGCATTTCCGTGTCCGTGGCGTGCGGTTGTTCGGCGCCGTCGATACCTATGGTGCGACGCAACGGGCGATCGACCACCTCCTGGCGCTGACCCCGCGCCCCGACGCCGTGATCGTCACCGGCGATCTCGTCAACGACGGTGCCGACGAGGACTATGCGGCGCTGGCCGATCTCTTCCGGCGCCTGCCGATGCCGGTCTATCCGATCCCCGGCAATCACGACCGGCGCGAACTGGTCCGCAGGCATCTGTCCTATACCGGTGTGCTGCCATCCGTGGGACCGCTGCGCTACGCTGTCGAGGAGCATCCGGTCCGGCTCGTCGGGCTGGATACGCTGGTGGAAGGGGCGGACGCAGGACGCCTCGGCGGGGAGCAGCTCGACTGGCTCGACGGGACGCTTGCCGCGGCGCCCGGGACGCCGACCCTGCTGTTCCTGCACCATCCGCCGTTCGCGACCGGGATCGGCTTCATGGACGAGATCCTGCTGGAGGATTGGCGTGCGCTCGCCGCGGTCGTCGCGCGCCATCGCCAGATCGAGGCGGTCACCTGCGGGCATGTCCATCGGCCGGTGCAGACGCGGTTCGCGGGCACGATCGCGTCGATCGCACCGGGAACGGCGCATCAGGTGACGCTCGATTTCGGTCCGGATGCACCGGCGGCCTGGATTGCCGAGCCGCCTGCCTGCCTGCTGCATCTTTGGTGCCCGCAGGCAGGGCTCGTCAGCCATGTCAGTTATATCGGCAACTACGGGCCGGGCGTTCTGTTCGCTTGA